Proteins encoded by one window of Heterodontus francisci isolate sHetFra1 chromosome 12, sHetFra1.hap1, whole genome shotgun sequence:
- the LOC137375731 gene encoding protocadherin-10-like — protein MANTRRGGTSFIFLLCVLDLVSGQIRYSIPEELEHGAIVGNIAEDLKLKIWELSARKFRLISDDRKQNVEVDLEKGNLFVNERIDREQICKQSSTCSLSFEITLDNPLEMHRVVVEILDVNDNSPSFAKDEFSLEISELIAPGARFPVESAQDPDVGTNTVSTYQVSPNEHFGIKMQTRNDGSKSAELFLEKSLDHEQQPTFQLVLTALDAGIPQRSGTTRIIITVLDSNDNAPVFDHEIYRTSIAENAPLGTLVLKINAYDLDEGSNAELSYYFTRHVSQRIREMFKLDPVTGEISVQSVLDFEESSVYELDVQAVDNAPPGMAVHAKVMVGLIDVNDNAPEVEVTSVSSTIPEDAQPGTVIAVIRVTDLDSGQNAQIHCQVPVNIPFKLQKSSRNKYKLITSDILDRETAPLYNISISAWDGGSPALSTRKTILVSISDVNDNAPKFTQSLYNVYLMENNTPGASIFDVTALDSDMDKNGYVVYSILENRIQEGPRFVTINSENGNIYSLRSFDYEQLKYFQIKVQAQDTGSPSLSSTATVNVIILDQNDNAPVIVSPSMWNSSASIEIMPQSVYPEYLATKVIATDADSGQNARLSYQLLEASDPSLFTVGLLSGEIRATRHFREQDIVTERLVLSIKDNGQPSLSTTVTISFTILSNATQNYSGRTYEPKHSEYLSNLNRYLIIILASTSCLFLAIIIFLVFLKFKQERNIAEDGSSTVCCDRRRNSNNVFNRRPAGNEPLSYPGSGQVEGFGYTVCLTPESSKSDFLFLKPGHPTLPFSEVNIRNTNAMI, from the coding sequence ACAAATTCGCTACTCGATTCCCGAGGAACTGGAGCATGGGGCCATTGTTGGGAATATCGCCGAGGATTTAAAACTAAAGATTTGGGAATTATCAGCTCGCAAGTTTCGGCTGATCTCCGATGACAGGAAGCAAAACGTGGAGGTAGATTTGGAAAAAGGTAATTTATTTGTGAATGAAAGAATCGACCGAGAACAGATTTGTAAACAGAGCTCTACCTGTTCCCTTTCTTTTGAAATAACGCTCGACAATCCGTTGGAAATGCATCGCGTTGTAGTGGAAATACTGGATGTAAATGATAATTCACCTAGTTTTGCAAAAGATGAATTTTCACTGGAGATCAGTGAATTAATTGCACCAGGGGCGCGCTTTCCTGTCGAGAGCGCGCAAGACCCTGACGTGGGAACAAACACAGTCAGCACTTATCAGGTCAGTCCAAATGAGCACTTCGGCATTAAAATGCAGACAAGAAACGATGGGAGTAAAAGTGCGGAGTTGTTCTTAGAGAAGTCCTTAGATCATGAACAACAGCCTACCTTTCAGCTGGTACTGACGGCCCTCGACGCTGGGATTCCTCAGAGATCTGGCACAACTCGAATTATCATTACTGTGCTGGACAGCAACGATAACGCACCTGTATTCGATCATGAAATATACAGGACCAGTATAGCAGAAAACGCGCCTTTAGGTACATTAGTGCTAAAAATCAATGcttatgatttagatgaagggtccAACGCTGAACTGTCGTATTATTTCACAAGACACGTTTCCCAAAGGATTCGCGAAATGTTCAAATTGGATCCAGTAACGGGAGAGATTTCTGTTCAAAGTGTATTGGATTTCGAAGAATCAAGTGTTTATGAACTTGATGTGCAAGCAGTGGATAATGCTCCCCCGGGTATGGCTGTGCATGCCAAAGTTATGGTCGGATTAATTGATGTGAATGATAACGCACCCGAGGTAGAGGTGACGTCCGTGTCCAGTACAATCCCTGAAGATGCCCAGCCTGGAACTGTGATTGCTGTAATCCGAGTCACGGATTTAGATTCGGGACAAAACGCTCAAATTCATTGTCAAGTTCCCGTGAATATTCCATTTAAACTTCAAAAGTCTTCGAGGAATAAATATAAATTGATTACAAGTGATATTCTCGATCGTGAAACAGCCCCACTGTACAACATCTCCATTTCAGCCTGGGACGGAGGATCCCCCGCTCTGTCGACGCGTAAAACCATCTTGGTTTCTATTTCTGATGTAAATGACAACGCACCGAAGTTCACACAGTCGTTATATAATGTGTATCTGATGGAGAATAACACTCCAGGTGCGTCAATATTTGATGTTACTGCTTTAGATTCTGATATGGATAAAAATGGCTACGTGGTGTATTCTATTTTGGAGAATCGGATACAAGAGGGCCCTAGATTCGTCACAATTAACTCCGAAAATGGCAATATTTACTCACTTCGCTCCTTTGACTATGAACAGCTGAAGTATTTCCAAATCAAAGTTCAAGCCCAGGATACTGGATCTCCCTCACTGAGCAGCACTGCCACCGTGAATGTTATTATCTTGGACCAAAATGACAATGCGCCGGTTATTGTTTCACCTTCAATGTGGAACAGTTCAGCGTCAATTGAGATTATGCCGCAGTCAGTATATCCAGAATACTTGGCCACTAAGGTAATCGCTACTGATGCCGATTCTGGACAGAATGCTAGGCTTTCCTACCAACTGTTGGAGGCCTCTGATCCCAGTCTCTTTACTGTTGGGCTTCTTTCTGGAGAAATCAGAGCAACTCGACATTTTAGGGAGCAAGATATCGTCACAGAGAGACTGGTCCTCTCCATAAAGGATAATGGGCAGCCGAGTCTATCCACTACGGTCACCATCTCTTTTACAATTTTGTCCAATGCTACACAGAATTATTCTGGACGAACCTATGAACCCAAACATTCGGAATATCTTTCGAATTTAAATCGCTATTTAATCATAATTTTAGCATCAACTTCGTGTCTGTTTCTTGCAATCATCATTTTTCTGGTGTTCCTGAagttcaaacaagagagaaatatTGCTGAAGACGGCAGCTCTACAGTTTGCTGTGACAGACGGAGGAATTCTAATAATGTCTTTAATCGGAGACCTGCTGGAAACGAGCCTTTAAGTTATCCTGGATCTGGTCAGGTGGAAGGTTTTGGTTATACTGTGTGTTTAACTCCAGAATCATCCAAGAGTGATTTTCTATTTCTAAAGCCCGGTCATCCTACATTGCCTTTTAGTGAAGTGAATATCCGGAACACCAACGCGATGATTTAA